One segment of Pseudobythopirellula maris DNA contains the following:
- a CDS encoding REP-associated tyrosine transposase has product MPRKSINTPGHAHELTFSCYHGYAFLQANRVRLWFADSIRNACAELDYRLWAYVFMPNHAHLIVRPDGHEYRVDEFLKAVKQPVSRKALAYLTENNPAWVARLSGKRGSRSERHFWQRGGGYDRNVVEPSTLESMIEYIHLNPVRKGLVERAADWEWSSAGWFEGGALNSLPPDPIPPEWITNG; this is encoded by the coding sequence ATGCCTCGCAAGTCGATCAACACTCCGGGTCACGCACATGAGCTGACCTTCAGTTGCTACCACGGCTACGCTTTTCTACAGGCGAACCGGGTACGTCTCTGGTTCGCCGACTCGATCCGCAATGCTTGCGCTGAGTTGGACTACAGGCTGTGGGCCTATGTCTTCATGCCGAATCACGCTCATCTAATCGTCCGGCCTGATGGACACGAGTATCGCGTCGACGAGTTTCTCAAGGCGGTTAAGCAGCCCGTGTCTCGCAAGGCGCTCGCCTATCTCACCGAGAATAACCCCGCCTGGGTTGCCCGACTGTCCGGAAAGAGAGGAAGCCGCTCGGAACGCCACTTCTGGCAACGCGGCGGCGGCTACGATCGGAATGTGGTGGAGCCATCAACACTGGAAAGTATGATCGAGTACATACACCTCAATCCGGTCCGGAAGGGCCTGGTCGAGAGAGCTGCCGACTGGGAGTGGTCCAGCGCGGGTTGGTTTGAGGGTGGCGCCCTGAATAGCTTGCCTCCTGACCCAATCCCACCGGAATGGATAACCAACGGCTGA
- a CDS encoding vitamin B12-dependent ribonucleotide reductase, with the protein MATADAAAFTSSSPTSPSASKKTFHGRLKVDATFCPPESEVADPFDTVNWEIRTSQIKGEGGEVLFEQTNCEVPTFWSQLATNVICSKYFYGEVGTPEREYSVRQLVHRVSRTITDWGLEDGYFASAADGERFYRDLSWLCLHQHGAFNSPVWFNVGLYHQYGVVGDKCNWRWDPQAQDVRQPENPYEYPQGSACFIQSVGDNMEDIMRLATSEAMLFKFGSGTGSDMSTLRSKREKLSGGGTPSGPLSFMRVYDQIAAVVKSGGKTRRAAKMQSIKVWHPDVMDFIECKWREEQKAQTLIASGKYEANFNGEAYSSVMFQNANLSVRVTDDFMTAYEKDAEWKTRWVTDNTVEGPTYKAREVMDRMADCAWHCGDPGVQYDTTINRWHTCPVSGRINASNPCSEYMFLDDTACNLSSINLMKFRRPADAAGDELFDHERFQAACRVFFIAQEILVDHASYPTADIARNSHLFRPLGLGYSNLGSLLMSSGLPYDSEEGRGVCGAITALLHGAANLTSAELSEAVGAFDRYEENREPMLRVMQMHRDAAEEIAPECPEELRTAARATWDRVIEAGAAHGFRNAQATVLAPTGTISFMMDCDTTGIEPDIALVKYKQLAGGGMLKIINQTVPAALKKLGYDQPEVESILAYIEEEDTIEGAADLRAEHLPVFDCAFTPAGGTRSIPWRAHITMMAAAQPFLSGAISKTVNMPRDTTTDEIAQAYYDGWKLGLKALAIYRDGSKDSQPLNTKKQEGKGKEEETTLAKPRRERLPDTRDSKTHKFSISGHEGYITVGLYDDGRPGELFITMAKEGSTIGGLMDAFGTSVSMSLQYGVPLSDYVRKFSHMRFEPQGHTKNPDIRIAKSLIDYIFRWLGITFLPGYKEASMGLPAGGDTGKSSGDGSAGKGLTELGETKPAAKKAGGQSAGQEATAAKPSVSQPSAKTNGHSSKGTNGHTASAKPQSSASAAVIDELSTKLLERAGAVMSAEPAGRNEQFANFQVDAPSCDNCGSITVRNGNCYLCHNCGNSMGCS; encoded by the coding sequence ATGGCCACAGCTGACGCTGCCGCCTTTACGTCTTCATCCCCCACCTCTCCTTCCGCCAGCAAGAAGACGTTTCACGGCCGATTGAAGGTCGACGCTACCTTCTGCCCGCCCGAGAGCGAGGTCGCCGACCCGTTCGACACGGTGAACTGGGAGATCCGCACCTCGCAGATCAAGGGCGAGGGGGGCGAGGTCCTCTTCGAGCAGACCAACTGCGAAGTCCCCACGTTCTGGAGCCAGCTGGCCACGAACGTCATCTGCAGCAAGTACTTCTACGGCGAAGTCGGCACGCCCGAGCGTGAGTACAGCGTGCGTCAGCTCGTGCACCGCGTGAGCCGCACGATCACCGACTGGGGCCTGGAAGACGGCTACTTCGCGTCGGCGGCCGACGGCGAGCGGTTCTACCGCGACCTGTCGTGGCTCTGCCTGCACCAGCACGGGGCGTTCAACTCGCCGGTGTGGTTCAACGTTGGCCTGTACCACCAGTACGGCGTGGTGGGCGACAAGTGCAACTGGCGCTGGGACCCGCAGGCGCAAGACGTCCGCCAGCCGGAGAACCCGTACGAGTACCCCCAGGGCTCGGCGTGCTTCATCCAGTCGGTGGGCGACAACATGGAGGACATCATGCGCCTGGCGACGAGCGAGGCGATGCTGTTCAAATTCGGCTCGGGCACCGGCTCGGACATGTCGACACTCCGCTCGAAGCGCGAGAAGCTCTCGGGCGGCGGCACTCCCAGCGGCCCGCTCTCGTTCATGCGGGTGTACGACCAGATCGCGGCGGTCGTGAAATCGGGCGGCAAGACCCGCCGGGCCGCCAAGATGCAGTCGATCAAGGTCTGGCACCCAGACGTGATGGACTTTATCGAGTGCAAGTGGCGTGAGGAGCAGAAGGCCCAAACGCTGATCGCCAGCGGCAAGTACGAGGCCAACTTCAACGGCGAGGCGTACAGCAGCGTGATGTTCCAGAACGCGAACCTCAGTGTTCGTGTGACGGACGACTTCATGACGGCCTACGAGAAGGACGCCGAGTGGAAGACCCGCTGGGTCACCGACAACACCGTGGAGGGCCCCACGTACAAGGCCCGCGAGGTGATGGACCGGATGGCCGACTGCGCTTGGCACTGCGGCGACCCGGGCGTGCAGTACGACACGACGATCAACCGCTGGCACACCTGCCCGGTGAGCGGCCGGATCAACGCGAGCAACCCGTGCAGCGAGTACATGTTCCTCGACGACACGGCGTGCAACCTGTCGAGCATCAACCTGATGAAGTTCCGCCGGCCGGCGGACGCGGCGGGCGACGAGCTGTTCGACCACGAGCGTTTCCAGGCCGCCTGCCGCGTCTTCTTCATCGCCCAGGAGATCCTGGTCGACCACGCCAGCTACCCCACCGCGGACATCGCTCGGAACAGCCACCTGTTCCGCCCGCTCGGCTTGGGCTACTCGAACCTCGGCAGCCTGCTGATGTCGAGCGGCCTGCCGTACGACTCGGAAGAGGGACGCGGCGTGTGCGGCGCCATCACGGCCCTGCTGCACGGGGCGGCGAACCTGACCAGCGCCGAGCTCTCGGAGGCCGTCGGCGCGTTCGACCGCTACGAGGAGAACCGCGAGCCGATGCTCCGCGTGATGCAGATGCACCGCGACGCGGCCGAGGAGATCGCGCCCGAGTGCCCGGAGGAGCTGCGCACCGCGGCCCGGGCCACCTGGGACCGGGTCATCGAGGCGGGCGCCGCCCACGGCTTCCGCAACGCCCAGGCGACGGTGCTCGCGCCCACCGGCACGATCAGCTTCATGATGGACTGCGACACCACGGGCATCGAGCCGGACATCGCGTTGGTCAAGTACAAGCAGCTGGCCGGCGGCGGCATGCTGAAGATCATCAACCAGACCGTGCCGGCCGCGCTGAAGAAACTCGGCTACGACCAGCCGGAGGTCGAGTCGATCCTCGCTTACATCGAGGAGGAAGACACGATCGAGGGCGCCGCCGACCTGAGGGCCGAGCACCTGCCGGTGTTCGACTGTGCGTTCACGCCGGCCGGCGGCACGCGCAGCATCCCGTGGCGGGCGCACATCACGATGATGGCCGCCGCGCAGCCGTTCTTGTCGGGCGCCATCAGCAAGACGGTCAACATGCCGCGCGACACGACCACCGACGAGATCGCCCAGGCGTACTACGACGGTTGGAAGCTGGGGCTCAAGGCGCTGGCGATTTACCGCGACGGCTCGAAGGACAGCCAGCCGCTCAACACCAAGAAGCAGGAAGGCAAGGGCAAGGAGGAAGAGACCACGCTCGCCAAGCCGCGCCGCGAGCGGCTGCCCGACACCCGCGACTCGAAGACGCACAAGTTCAGCATCTCGGGCCACGAGGGCTACATCACGGTCGGCCTGTACGACGACGGCCGGCCGGGTGAGCTGTTCATCACGATGGCCAAAGAGGGGAGCACGATCGGCGGCCTGATGGACGCCTTCGGCACCTCGGTGTCGATGAGCCTGCAGTACGGCGTGCCGCTCTCGGATTACGTCCGCAAGTTCAGCCACATGCGGTTCGAGCCGCAGGGGCACACCAAGAACCCGGACATCCGCATCGCCAAGAGCCTGATCGACTACATCTTCCGCTGGTTGGGCATCACGTTCCTGCCGGGCTACAAGGAGGCGTCGATGGGCCTGCCGGCGGGCGGCGACACCGGCAAATCGTCGGGCGACGGCTCCGCCGGCAAGGGGCTGACCGAGCTCGGCGAGACCAAGCCCGCCGCCAAGAAGGCCGGTGGGCAGAGCGCTGGGCAAGAAGCCACTGCCGCGAAGCCCTCCGTCTCGCAGCCCTCGGCCAAGACCAACGGCCATTCGTCGAAGGGGACCAACGGCCACACGGCCTCGGCCAAGCCCCAATCGTCCGCCTCGGCGGCGGTGATCGACGAACTCAGCACCAAGCTCCTCGAGCGTGCCGGGGCGGTCATGTCGGCCGAGCCGGCCGGACGCAACGAGCAGTTCGCCAACTTCCAGGTCGACGCCCCCAGTTGCGACAACTGCGGCTCGATCACGGTAAGAAACGGCAACTGCTACCTGTGCCACAACTGTGGGAACTCGATGGGGTGCAGTTAG
- a CDS encoding PQQ-binding-like beta-propeller repeat protein: protein MARFASLFAALLLALLLSVASTQASDWARFRGPNGSGVSPDPAPPAEWSDEKNLAWRVELPGPGSSCPIVVGDKVLVTCWIGYGLDRDEPGDQANLKRELVCLSRATGDKLWSATEPAKLPEDEYSGMFTQHGYASHTPTSDGERVYVYYGKSGALAYDMDGKELWRRDCGDGSGRNDWGSAASPILYNNLLICSATAESNALIALDKTTGAVVWRYAEEGWDGVWSTPILVETHGRTELVLSVPGKVLALAPETGEVLWNCPAGEGDSVSSSAITADGVIYTITGRDGAMAVRAGGSGEVEESQVEWRENLRGGIGTALVHDGLIYWSSRGMMNCVDAATGEEVYQERLVVDEAPQADAPAEAAEGEAGESGDAPRRRGRRGGRGGSRGYASPVVAGDYLYNTGRDGTFHVVRLGREYDLAAVNKLADGGDFSATPALSDGMMLVRSSKYLYCIKAEGDAVAKNFPLNAVDGPTASQR, encoded by the coding sequence ATGGCCCGTTTCGCCTCGCTCTTCGCCGCTCTGCTGCTCGCCCTGCTGTTGAGCGTCGCCTCGACCCAAGCCAGCGACTGGGCCCGCTTCCGTGGCCCCAACGGCTCGGGCGTGAGTCCCGACCCGGCCCCGCCCGCCGAGTGGAGCGACGAGAAGAATCTAGCTTGGCGCGTCGAGCTGCCCGGCCCGGGCTCTTCCTGCCCGATCGTCGTGGGCGACAAGGTATTGGTCACCTGCTGGATCGGCTACGGACTCGACCGCGACGAGCCGGGCGACCAGGCGAACCTCAAGCGCGAGCTCGTCTGCCTCAGCCGTGCCACGGGCGACAAGCTCTGGTCCGCCACAGAGCCCGCCAAGCTGCCCGAAGACGAATACAGCGGCATGTTCACCCAGCACGGCTACGCCTCGCACACGCCCACGAGCGACGGCGAGCGGGTCTATGTTTACTACGGCAAGTCGGGCGCCCTCGCCTACGACATGGACGGCAAGGAGCTCTGGCGCCGAGACTGCGGCGACGGCTCAGGCCGCAACGACTGGGGCTCGGCCGCCAGCCCGATCCTCTACAACAACCTGCTGATCTGCTCCGCTACGGCAGAGAGCAACGCCCTGATCGCCCTCGACAAGACGACCGGCGCCGTGGTGTGGCGCTACGCCGAGGAGGGCTGGGACGGTGTCTGGAGCACCCCCATCCTGGTCGAAACCCACGGCCGCACCGAGCTGGTGCTCTCCGTGCCCGGCAAGGTGCTCGCCCTCGCCCCCGAGACCGGCGAGGTGCTGTGGAACTGCCCGGCGGGTGAAGGAGACTCGGTCTCGTCGAGCGCCATCACCGCCGACGGCGTGATCTACACCATCACCGGCCGCGACGGCGCCATGGCCGTTCGGGCGGGAGGCTCGGGCGAAGTCGAAGAGTCGCAAGTCGAGTGGCGCGAGAACCTCCGTGGCGGCATCGGCACGGCGCTCGTTCACGACGGCCTGATCTACTGGTCGTCGCGCGGCATGATGAACTGCGTTGACGCCGCCACCGGCGAAGAGGTCTACCAGGAACGCCTGGTGGTCGACGAGGCCCCGCAGGCCGACGCTCCTGCCGAGGCGGCCGAGGGCGAGGCGGGAGAGTCCGGCGACGCCCCGCGGCGCCGTGGCCGGCGTGGTGGTCGCGGCGGCAGCCGTGGCTACGCCTCGCCCGTCGTGGCCGGCGACTACCTCTACAACACCGGCCGCGACGGCACGTTCCACGTCGTGCGGCTCGGCCGTGAGTACGACCTAGCGGCGGTCAACAAGCTAGCCGACGGCGGCGACTTCAGCGCCACCCCGGCGCTGAGCGACGGCATGATGCTGGTCCGCTCGAGCAAGTACCTCTACTGCATCAAGGCCGAGGGCGACGCGGTGGCGAAGAACTTCCCGCTCAACGCGGTCGACGGCCCCACAGCCTCGCAGCGGTGA
- the rplU gene encoding 50S ribosomal protein L21, protein MYAIIKDGGRQYKVEEGQELALDYREAKPGDKLELGSVLAVGAGGDLKFGAPLVDGASVAAEVIGTTQGPKIVVQKLRRRKNSRRKTGHRKMFTKVKIGKITA, encoded by the coding sequence GTGTACGCGATCATCAAAGACGGCGGACGCCAGTACAAAGTCGAAGAGGGCCAGGAACTCGCCCTCGATTACCGCGAAGCCAAGCCGGGCGACAAGCTCGAACTCGGCAGCGTGCTGGCCGTTGGCGCCGGCGGCGACCTGAAGTTCGGCGCCCCGCTCGTCGACGGCGCCAGTGTGGCGGCCGAGGTCATCGGCACCACCCAGGGCCCGAAGATCGTCGTCCAGAAGCTCCGCCGCCGCAAGAACAGCCGCCGCAAGACCGGCCACCGCAAGATGTTCACGAAGGTGAAGATCGGCAAGATCACCGCCTAG
- a CDS encoding phage holin family protein yields the protein MIAPHPTEPEQRRAAGAARNGGPSTASTFKRAGASFGELALLQWRLLKLDLKRGARKLGQGAAFGAIGLAFVLGAFPVALFAEAQWLIAAFGLSPMAAHAIAAASGALVGLALAYAGYRKLHTGLRAASRSLDDLEKNLTSIGASRGEAPR from the coding sequence ATGATTGCACCTCACCCAACAGAACCCGAACAGCGCCGCGCCGCGGGCGCCGCCCGCAACGGCGGCCCTTCGACGGCGTCGACGTTCAAACGCGCCGGCGCCTCGTTCGGCGAGCTCGCCCTATTGCAGTGGCGGCTGCTCAAACTTGACCTGAAGCGTGGCGCTCGCAAGCTCGGCCAAGGAGCCGCCTTCGGCGCCATCGGGCTGGCCTTCGTGCTGGGCGCGTTTCCTGTCGCGCTCTTCGCCGAGGCGCAGTGGCTGATCGCGGCCTTTGGCCTGAGCCCCATGGCGGCCCACGCCATTGCGGCCGCTAGCGGCGCGCTCGTTGGCCTAGCCCTCGCCTACGCCGGCTACCGAAAGTTGCATACCGGCTTGCGGGCAGCTTCGCGCTCGCTTGACGACCTGGAGAAGAACCTCACTAGCATCGGCGCGAGTCGAGGTGAGGCCCCGCGATAG
- a CDS encoding zinc-dependent alcohol dehydrogenase, which yields MRALCWHGRHDVRVDTVEDPQIQDPRDIIVKITSTGICGSDLHLYNGYMGGMQAGDIIGHEPMGEVVEVGAAITKFAKGDRVVVPFTISCGSCFFCDRQLFSLCDESNPNAEKAAEMMGHSPAGLFGYSHLLGGFPGGQAEYLRVPYADVGPIKVPAGLKDDQVVFLSDIFPTGYMAAENCDIEAGDTVAVWGCGPVAQFAIQSAWMLGAGRVIAIDRVPERLALAEKHGRAETINFEEQDVYEELMQRTDGRGPDRCIEAVGAESHAAGDLKEALDDAREAVHLPANHPYALSEAIKCCRKGGTVSVPGVYTNTLNDMPMHSLMNKALTLRGGQTHMQHYLEPLMNKIVDDGFDPSFVITHHATLEEAPEMYKTFEQRKDGCIKVVLKP from the coding sequence ATGCGCGCGCTCTGCTGGCACGGCCGACACGATGTTCGGGTCGACACGGTTGAGGACCCTCAGATCCAAGACCCCCGCGACATCATCGTCAAGATCACGTCCACAGGCATCTGTGGCAGCGACCTGCACCTCTACAACGGCTACATGGGGGGCATGCAGGCGGGCGACATTATCGGCCACGAGCCGATGGGCGAAGTCGTCGAGGTGGGCGCCGCGATCACCAAATTCGCCAAGGGCGATCGGGTGGTCGTTCCGTTCACGATCTCGTGCGGCTCCTGCTTCTTCTGCGACCGTCAGCTCTTCTCGCTCTGCGACGAGTCGAACCCCAACGCGGAGAAGGCGGCCGAGATGATGGGGCACTCCCCGGCCGGCCTGTTCGGCTACTCCCACCTGCTGGGCGGTTTTCCCGGTGGGCAGGCCGAGTACCTGCGCGTGCCGTACGCCGACGTCGGTCCGATCAAGGTCCCCGCCGGCCTGAAGGACGACCAAGTCGTTTTCCTGTCAGACATCTTCCCCACCGGCTACATGGCGGCCGAGAATTGCGACATCGAAGCGGGCGACACCGTCGCGGTGTGGGGCTGTGGCCCGGTCGCCCAATTCGCCATCCAGAGCGCGTGGATGCTGGGCGCAGGCCGCGTGATCGCGATCGACCGCGTGCCGGAGCGGCTCGCCCTGGCCGAGAAGCATGGCCGCGCCGAGACGATCAACTTCGAAGAGCAGGACGTGTACGAGGAGCTGATGCAACGGACCGACGGCCGCGGCCCCGATCGCTGCATCGAGGCGGTCGGCGCCGAGTCGCACGCCGCCGGCGACCTGAAGGAAGCGCTCGACGACGCCCGCGAAGCGGTCCACCTGCCGGCCAACCACCCCTACGCGCTGAGCGAGGCGATCAAGTGCTGCCGCAAGGGGGGAACCGTGTCGGTGCCCGGCGTCTACACGAACACGCTCAACGACATGCCGATGCACAGCCTGATGAACAAGGCGCTCACGCTCCGCGGCGGGCAGACGCACATGCAGCATTACCTCGAGCCGCTGATGAACAAGATCGTCGACGACGGCTTCGACCCCTCGTTCGTGATCACCCACCACGCCACGCTCGAAGAGGCCCCCGAGATGTACAAGACCTTCGAGCAACGCAAGGACGGCTGCATCAAGGTGGTGCTCAAGCCGTGA